The Couchioplanes caeruleus sequence CGAGGTGGCGCGACGGCTCAGCACCACGCCTGCGGCGAGTACAGCGATCAGCAGCACGCCGGCGAGGGCACCCGTGCCGACGAGCAGACCGGTCGGGCCGGCATCAGTCAGCACGCTGACCACCTGCCGGAACGCCTCGAACCAGATCACGCCGCTACCGTACCGTCAGGGTGCAACTTCCCATCGCGTACATCAAACGCACTGGCGTCCGTTGTCGGTTAGCAACGAGACGCAGGACCGAGCCGGGATCACGAGTTCAGACCAGCCATTTACGCGCCCAAGGACTTCCTCATCTGTTGTGTCACGACGCGGTATCCCGAGGTTTCGTACAGGTGGATGGCTGGGGCGTTGAACCCGAATACGTTGAGCTCCAACGACTTCATCCCATGGGACAAGGCGGCCTCCTCGGCTGCCGAGAGCAGAGCGCGTCCGTAGCCCGTTTCGCGATGTGCCTCATCAACATGGATGAAGTACAGGAATGCGCAGTCAGGAACGCCGCGAGGGTGGGTCAGACCCAGCCATGCCGCGCCTACCGGGGTGCCGTCCGGCCGGAGGCCCTTCAGGAAGAGCATGCCCTCCGTCGCGAGGCCGTCCGGCAGCAGGTCACGGCGGGCCTTGCGGGCCAGTTCCGGAGCGTTTTCGGAGGACCAGTTGCCGATGGCGACCTGCGAAGCGGCCAGCACCTTTCTGGTCGCCTCGTTCCATTCGTCGAACTCGGACTCTCGCATCGGGCGCACGATCAACTCAGGCATGGTGTGATGCTGGCACACGGTGCGGACCGTCCACGAGCGACACAAATGCTCGTCGGCGAACGGCGTGCGGAAGCAGGGCGTCCGAGCGGACGTCGACCCGGGCAGGCCGCATCGACGCGCCCACTACGTCTTCCCTAGGCACCGCCATGACCCGCGGGAACGGAGCCCGGCGGTGAGGCGCTCGAAAACCAGTGGAACAGCGCCGCTGTGCGCCACTACCGTGCTGCCGAACCACGTCGTCTAGGCAAGGACGTGCCGTTGTACACCCTGTGAGACCTCCCGAGCGCTGATTCGTCGCGCGTCGCGCATGTGCGCCGCGCTTCTTCCTGCTGCGGACTTCTCACTGAAAACGGTGTACTTCTGTGCTCAATAACTGGGCGGTCGTGCCCACCTGCCTACCTCTGGTCCTCCGCCGCTGCCACGCGTGCGCGTCCGAACGCTTCCGGGCGAGCGGCAAATTTCGCATCAACGCAAACCACAAGCTCATCGACGCCTGGCTCCTCGCGCTGTGCACCGCTTGCGGGGACACTGCAAAGTTCACGCTCCTGGAGCGGATGAACGTGCGCTCCATACGACCTGAGCTGCTGGACCGACTGCATGACAACGATCCTCGCCTGACAGCCGAGCTGATCCAGGATCCGCTCGTGCAGCGCCGTAATCGCATCGCCCTGGACTGGAACAACGCCTGGCGCCTCGACACCGGCGGATCGGATCATCTCGACCGGGAAGTGATCGATGTCTCGGTCCGCTTTGCGGCGCGGATTCCTGTCCGGCCGGTGCGACTGATCGCCGACGGTTGCGGTCTCTCGCGGGCCGAGGTCGAGAGGCTGATCACGGAGGGGAAGCTCGTCTCGGCGGTCCGGCTGAGCGGCAAGCTCTGCGGCGACTTCACTTTCACGCTCAAACGCTGATCTCGGCACCAGGGGCCTGTCCGGCAACAGCCGCCGGGCAGGCCCTAACCGCGGGTGCCCGCCGCGGGAAAGGTCACGATCATGCGGGCCCCGGGATCGCCGGGTTCATAATGCGCCTCCCCGTCGTGCGCCTGGGCGAGCTCGCGCACGATCCACAAGCCGAGACCGACGCCCTCGCGGTCGCCCGCGCCGAAGCGGGTGAACAGGCGCGGCCGGACTTCTTCCGGGACGCCCTTGCCGTGATCGCGGACCTCCAGGCGGTCGGTGGTCCCGTCGCTCGTGATCGTCACGATGACCGGCGGGCCGCCGTAGCGCAGGGCGTTGCCCACCAGGTTGACGATGATCTGCTCGAACCGTTCGCGGTCCACGTCCAGCGTGAGGTCGTGCGGGATCTGGACCCGTACGTCCGCCGAGCTGACGTACGACAGCGCCGACAACACCGCCTCGCGGGCGGATGTCGGTTGCCGGTCGAGCCGCAGGTGGCCGGTGGTGTCGATGCGGTTCAGGTCGAGCAGGCCGGCGGCCAGGCGGTCGATGCGCGAGGTCTGCCGCAGCGCCGCGTCGACCATCCGCGTGGTGTGCCCGGTCGCGCCGTCGCGCAGTTCCTCGAGAGTCATCTGTACGGTGGCCAGCGGCGACCGTACGTCGTGCGCGAGTGCGCCGATCATGGCGGCACGCCAGCGTTCGATCCGGGAGAGGCGCTCGCGGTCGTCACGCAGGTGCCGCGCCTGCGCCTCGATCAGCAGCGCGACGGCGAGGGCGACCGGCAGCAGGATGAGGGCGCTGCCGAGCACGACCGGGGGTTGGGCGGTGACGATCAGCGGGACCACGTACGCGATTGCCGCCGGCGGGAGCAGGGCCAGCAGGATCCACCGCGGGAAGTGCAGTGCCGCCCAGGTGTAGAGCAGCACCAGGAAGGGTCCGGTGCCGGTGGCCACCCCGCCGAAAGCCCAGGTGGAGAAGCCGAGGACGGCGAGGCCCGGCAGGGCGAGGACGGCGGGACTCCGGCGCGACCACCGGTGCCACGGCAGGATCCACGCCATGCCGGCCAGCAGGAGATCGGCGATGGCGATCAGGAGCAGATCGTGGGCGCGCCCCGGCTCGTTCCGGATGCCGACGAGTGCGAGCGTCCCGGCGAGGGCGAAGAGCGCGGCGGATTGCCGGGCCGCGATGCGCGGCCCGGTCCCGAACAAGCGCTGCATCCGTCGACGGCTGATAGGAGCAGGATATATCCGACAATTAGCTCCCCAAGTGTGCCTCGGCGAGATGACGCGGCAGGATCCGGTCGCGTCGTACGAAGATCCGCCGGCTCAGCCGTTCAGCTCGAATGCGGACCCGGAGGCAGCCAGATACATCCAGGTCGTTGTATGGTCACCGACGCCTCAGCCACTGCCGATGAACGAGGACTGACACGTGTCGAACACCCGCCGCGGCTGGCTGGCCGCGGGCCTCACCGCCGTCGTTGCCGGATCCCTGAGCACCGGCTGGACCCTGAACGCGTACGCCGAGGAGGCACCGCCCCCGGTCGCCGCCGCCGAGGCGGGCGAGCCCGTGCCGCCCGCCCTGTTGCCCTGGGGCGAGCGGCCCTCCCGGCTGAAGAGCGCGCAGGCCGGCCTCAGCAGTGCCGCGGTCGCGGCCGCCGGTGCGGACGCCGCACCGGCCGAGGCCGGCGAATCGCGGGAGCCCGAGCCCGTGTTCGCGCCCAAGGGCCACGTCGCGGTGTCCGAGGAGCCGACGCGGATCACGATCGCACAGGCACCCGCCGCCCTGGCGGAGCGGGCCAAGAGGGCCGCCCAGGCGGAGAGGGCCGCGACGAGCGCCCCGGGCGTGACGGCTGCCAAGGTCGAGAGAGGCAACCGGGGCGACCGGTCCGGCACGTTCTACCACTACGCGGCGGGCTCCCAGATCGGTGCGACGGACGGGACCTCGGCGAATCTCCACGTCGCCAAGCCCGAGCTCGCCTCCGCGGACGCACACACGCTGACCGAGATCGCGGTGCAGTCCGCGGATGGCAAGCAGGTCGTCGAGGTGGGCTGGACCGTGGACCGCAAGGTCAACGGCGACGACGATCCTCACCTGTTCGTCTTCCACTGGAAGGACGGTAAGCCGACCTGTTACAACGCGTGCGGGTTCGAGGTCTACAGCCAGGCCACGATCAAGCCCGGCGCCACGCTGCCGACCGGCGTGCAGAAGCGCTTCGGCGTCCAGCGGTCCGGGGCGGCGTGGTGGATCGCCTACGACTCGGAGTGGGTCGGCTACTTCCCCGACAAGCTGTGGAACGGCACCTTCACCCGCGCGGGCGCGACCCAGTGGTTCGGCGAGGTCGCCAGCGCCACCGAGAGCACGTGTACGGACATGGGCAAGGGGCTGCCTCCCACCGACGGCACGGCGTCGCGCATCGGCACGATCCAGATGGTCAACGGGCCCGATCCGAACGCGTCGGTGCGCAGCACCAATCCGCACTACGGCGTCCTGTCGCTCAGCCCCAGCACCTTCCGGTACGGCGGACCGGGCAACGGCCCCTGCTGACCGAGGAGTCAGAGACCGGCGTCTCCGGCCACCTGAGCCTCCTCGACGGCGGCTGCCCGCCGCGTGCCGGCACGCCGGTCACCGGCCTCGCCTCGGTCGGCGGCTCCGTCAAGAGCGGCCCGGGAGCGGGCCGCTGCCGAGGCCTGTTCGCCGACGACGCCGCCGCGGATGCGGTTGTTCGAGGCGATGCGCGCGACCGGGTTGTTGGCGGTCACCGTCAACTGTCCGTCGATGATGGTGTCGTCGACGGTGACGCCGCCCGTGGTGTTCGTGATGCTGACGTCGCGACCCCAGTATCCGCCGGACGCGCAGCCGTCGAGGCTGCCGTTCGGGCCGAGCTGCACCCCGCCGAGATTGCCGGCGAAGGTGGCCCTGCCGCGGACCGCGCTGCCGCAGACGACACTGCCGGTGGCGCTGTTGAGCACCGAGAACGTGCCGTCGACGAATGAGTCGTGCAGGTCCGTGTAGTAGGTGCCGGAACTGCTGACGTTGCCGGTGACCTGCGTGGTCCGGTCGAGGCGCACCTCGCCCGCGTGGGTGGTGACGTTGCCGTCGATCGTGCTGCGCTCGGCGAACAGGAAGCTGTCGATCGTCGCGGTGCCCTTGGCCCGGACGTTGACGGCGCCGCTGCGGACGTTGGAGAGGAAGACGCCGTAGCCGCCCGAGGCCAGCTCGACCGCGCCGCCGACGGTCGTGTCGGTGGCGTCGAAATAGCCGTCCGCGGCGACCTGGATCTCGCCGCTGAGCCGTCCGCCGGTGACGACGAGGTTGGCTCCCGCGGCGACGCTGACGTTGCCGGTGACGGTCGTGCCGGTGAGGGCGCACGACTCGCCCGGCGGCACGTACAGGTCGTTGGGTACGGTCACCGCACCACCTGTGCCGACGCAGTGGGTGACCAGTCCGGCGTGGGCACCGGGTGCGGCCACCAGCGTCGACACGAGGACGGCGGTGCCCATGAGCGCCAGCGTGGCGGCGGTACGTCTCATTGCGCTACTCCATGTCGGTGGATGTGCGTGCCGACGTCTGAGCGGGCCGCGGCCCGCACGATGACGCCCTGCTGCCGGCGGGTCAGGGTGCCGGCGGCGACCAGCGGTTCGGTGACCGCCTCGACGTGGCGGACGAAGGTGCCGTGATCGGGGTACGGGGCATGCTCGGCGATCAGATCGTTCACCGTGCAGCCGTTTCCCGTGTCCACATTGGGCACTCCGGTGTCCTCGGAACCGATGATCACCGTCGCTCGGGTGTCGGAGGCGGGGCAGGGGTCCGCACCCGTCGGCACCACCGTGAAGGCGACCGTCCGCTCCGAAGCGATGTTGCCTGCCGCGTCCGTGGCCCGGTAGCGGAGGGTGTGCGAGCCCGTGGCCGACACGACCACCGGCATGCGGTAGATCATCCATGCCTCCGCGTCGAGGGCGTACTCGACGGCGGCGACGCCGGAGCCGGCGTCGGACGCGACGACGGTCACGGTCGCACGGCCGAGGTAGGCGCCGGTCGCATCCCGCTCGCCGGCCACCGACGCCGAGGTCTGCGGCGGCGTCGTGTCCTCCGCGGGCGGCACGACGACGGTGAAGCCCACCATCTGTTCCGCCGACCTGTTGCCCGCGGCATCCGTGGCCCGGAAGTGCACCATGTGCGCGCCCGCGCCGTTCACCACCAGGGGTGCGGCGTACGCGACGAACGCACCGCCGTCGAGGCTGTACTCCACCTCGGACACGCCGGATCCGGCATCCGTGGCGGAGATTGTGACGGTTGCCGTACCGAGGTATGCGCCCGACGGGTCGCGCGACCCGGAGACCTGGGCCGTCACCGTCGGCGGCGTGGTGTCCTGCTGCGGGGGCTCGACGATCCGGAACGACACCGTGCCCGTCTCGCTGACGTTGCCCGCCCGGTCCGTGGCGCGATAGCGCACCACGTGGTCGCCGACCGCGCCGACCTCGATCGGGTTCGTGTACGGCACGAAGCCGCCGCCGTCGAGCTGGTGTTCGATCGTGTCCACACCGGACCCCTCATCGGATGCGGCAACGGTCACCGTGGCCCGGCCCAGGTAGTCCCCGGCAGTGTTCCGCTCCCCCGCGACCTCGGCACCGACCGTCGGCGCGGTGGTGTCCGGCCCGCCGCCGGTGACGACCAGTTCGCCGGCCATCTGGCCGTGGCCGGGAATCGCGCAGAAGTATCGGTAGCGCCCGGGCGTGAGGGTGACCGTCGCCTCGTGGCGGCCGTTGTTCGTGTCGAAGGGCCCGGCCAGGATGTTGAGGCTGACGTCGTGGTTGTAGCCGGGCGTGGTGGTGTCGAAGGTCAGGGTGTGCGGCATCCCGGTGGCGTTGCCGGTCGCCGCGCTGTTCTCGAAGACGATCGTGACCGCCCCGGCCTCGGCCTGCGCGGGCGCGGACTTGTAGCGGGTGATGTCATCGTCCGCGGTCCAGGTGAGGACCGCGGCGGCGACCGCCGGCGACGGCGCGACCAGGCCCGCGGCGACGAAGAGGAGCACGCTCACCAGCGCTCGCGACACCATGGCTAGAGCTCGCGAACCCGGATGTCGCGGAACTCGATGAGGTCGGCGTCCCCGTGGTTCTGCAGGCCGAGGAAACCCGAGGCGAACTGCCTCAGATCCGTCGGCGGATCGCCGGCGCGTGCGGACTGCTTGCCGGGTGTGTTGTCGAACTCGTTGATCACCACACCGTCGCGGACGACCGTGTAGTGCTGGCCGGTGACCCGGACCTCGTAGTCGCTCCACTGATTCTTCGGCGTCGTGCCGGGCACCGGCACCGGGTCGAAGTTGTAGATCGAGCCGGTCTTCTGCGGCTCGCCGGTGTCGCCGTCGTAGAGCTGGATCTCGTGTCCGCAGTAGATCGCCACCCAGGCCGCGGACGTGCGGGCCGCCCCGACGGTGCCGCAACTGTCGGGCGGGCGCTGGTCCAGCGGGATGCGAGGGTCGGGGAAGCGGGCGAAGACGCCGCTGTTGGCGCGGACCGTCCCCGGCGCCACGTCGCGGAACCGCAGCTTCAGCGAGAAGTCGCCGTACGGGCGCCGGGCGTACCAGAGCATGCCCAGGCCGCCGCCGGCGCGCAGCGAGCCGTCCGGCTGGATGGTGAACGCTCCGGGCCCGGCCTGCTGCCAGGCGAGCAGCGATTCCGCGGTGCCGTCGAACAGCGACTCGTACCCGGTGTGGCCCGGGCGTCCGATCGGCGATCCGGCGGCCGTGCGGGTCAGCGCGCCGGCCTCGCGGGCGCCGATCACGCCGTCGGCGCGCAGCCGGTCGGCGACGGCCGTGACGTGGCGGACGAAGCCGTCGTGGTCCGGCCAGGTGCTCTCGTCGTCGATGAGGTCGTCGACCGTGCAGTCACCGCCGGCGGACCGATTGGGGACCCCGGTGTCCGCCTCCCCCAGCCACACGGTGTCCCGGCGATCGGGCGTCGCGCAGCCGGCCGTCACGGTGATCCGCGTCGTGGCCGTCTCGCCGTCGGCGTACGTGACGGTCAGCTTCGCCGGGTACGAGCCCGGCCGGACGTAGGTGTGCCGGGGGTTCGCCTCGGCCGACGTGGCGCCGTCGCCGAACTCCCACCGGTGGGAGACGCCGCCGGAGCGGGCACCGTCGAAGGCGACGGTCAACGGCTTGTTCTGCACGGCCACCGACGACGCCGAGGGTGCGGGCGTGGCGGGACCGCCGTGGTAGGTGACCCGGATCAGCTTCTGGTTGGGGTGCAGGCTGAAGAATCCGCCGCCGTAGTCGAGCAGGTAGAGCGCGCCGTCCGGGCCGAACTTGGCGTCCATCCAGCTCTGCAGCCGGGTGTCGCCGCTGCCGGCCGGGATGATGGCGCGCAGGGACTCGCCGAAGAGCGGCGGCGCCTGCCGCGGCACCCCGGCCGGGTCGACGGTGACCGCCACCCGGTTCTGCGAGTTCGACTGGTCGCCGATGAACCACTTGTCGTCCCAGTACGCCGGCCACGCGACCCCGCTGGCGGTGTCGACGAGCTCCCGGTGGTAGGTCGGCCCCGACATGATCGCCTGACCGCCGCCGCGCAGGTAGGGCTGGGTGTACGTCGCGTCGGCGGCGTTGTAGGTGGGCAGGCCGCTGCCATCCGTACGGGTGGGGAAGACCGGCCCGCCGCCACCGGGCGCGTACCAGATCATGTTGTCGCGGGCCGGCGGGATGTCGACCAGGCCGGTGTTACGCGGCGAGGTATTTCTCAGGTCGTCGCAGTCGTACCAGCCGGTGAGGACCGTCGCGTCGGTGTCGCTGCGGTCGCGGTACGGCTGCCGGTTGCCCATGCAGTACGGCCAGCCCTGGTTCCCCGCGGACGTGATGATCGTGGCGGTCTCGTATTTGGCCGGGCCGAGGGTGGGGCTGGGCGCGGGCGCGTCCGGACCGACCCAGCCGGCGGTGAGCCACCGGTGCACCGGATCGATCGCCAGCCGCGCGATGTTGCGGACGCCCATCACGTAGATCTCCGGCCGGGTCTTCGCGGTGCCCGGCGGGAAGAGATTGCCCTGCGGGATCGTGTACGTGCCGTCGGGCTCCGGGTGGATGCGGATGATCTTGCCGGCGAGGTCGTTGGTGCTGCCGGACGTACGCCGCGCGTCCTGGTAGGAGACGCCCTTGTACTCCGCGGTCCAGTTGTTGCCGGAGTATCCGCTCGACCCCTCGGAGGAGTTGTTGTCCCCCGAGCCGACGTAGAGATTGCCCTGGTGGTCGAAGGCCATGCCGCCGCCGGCGTGGCAGCAACTGTGGATCTGCACCGGGAACCGCAGCAGGTCCTTGCGGGTGGACTGGTCGATGGTCGCGGCCGCGCGGTCGTAGGTGAACCGGGAGATGGTGCGCTGCCCGATCCGGTTCTCGCGGTCGATCGATTCGTGCGGCATCCAGAAGACGTAGAGCCAGCCGTTGGTGGCGAAGGCGGGGTCGGTCACGATGCCGAGCAGGCCCTCCTCGTTCTTCACGAGTTCGGAGCCGCTGCCTCGGTTGCCCATCACCCGCAGCGTGGTGAGCAGCGTGACCCGCTTGCTCGCCGGGTCGTACGCGTGGATGGTGCCGCAGCCCAGGCCCACGTCCGGGTCGGACCAGTCGACGACCGGGCCGCTCGGGCAGGCGGCCTTGCCGACGTAGAACACCGTGCCGTCCGGCGCGATGGTGAGCCCGTGCGGCTCGCCGATCTGGTCGAGCCGGCCGGCCTGGTTGGCCGCGGTGAGCCGTTCGACCCGGTAGTTGGCGGCGATGGTGGCCTGGCAGTCACCGCGCTGGATGCCCGTGGTCCAGCGCAGGGCGCCGGCGAGGTGGGCGCGGAAGCCGGACTCGGCGTACCCGTCGGCGGTGTGGCCCATCCCGGTGTAGAAGGAGCGGCCGCCGTCGTAGTCCCGGCACCAGGAGATCGGGTGGAACGGGCCGTTGGCGCCCGGGCCCGGGTCGTAGAAACGCTCCTCGACCTGCGCGAGGGTGTGCACCGTGCCGACCGGGTTGGGGTCCCAGTTGGTCCAGCGGTCCGCCCGCCGCACGGTCGGCGGCAGGGCCCGGGTGGCCGGGTGCTGCCGGTCGAGGATGTCCACCACGGCCTCGCGGACGGCCGGAGGCGGCGGCGTGGTCACGGCACCGGTGAACAGCCGCAGGTCGGCGAGCTGGGTGAGCGGCTCGCCGGCGTTGGCGGTGACGGAGAGCCTGTAGATTCCGAACTCGCGCGGGGCGGCGACGGTGAACCGGCGGATCTGGAAGCGGTCCGGGAACGTCTGCCCGGTGCGCCGGTCGAGGTCCGTCCAGGTGGTCCCGTCGGCGGATCCCTGCAGCGTCCAGTCCTTCGGGTCGCGCCCGGGGGCGTCGTTGGCCGAGGTGAGGGCGTAGCCGCTGATCGCGGTGGGTCTGGTCAGCTCGTACGTGATCCAGGCGGTCGGGGTGCGCGCGAGCCACTTGGTGGTGGCGTCGCCGTCGGTCAGCTTCTCCTTGGTCTCCTGGGGCGGGTTCTCCGCGTTGGCGCCGACGCGCGCGACGGGTTCCGCCGTGGGAATGCTGCCGGCGGGGCGGGTGCCGATGAGCCCGGTGAACCAGGCGGAGTCGAGCTGGGCCCGGGCCGCGTCCCCGATGCCGACGAAGCCTCCGCCGGCCTTGACATAGGCCTCCAGCGCCGATTCCCGGTCACGGCCGAGGCCGGCGCCGGTGGCCGACAGGAACACCACCGCGCGGTACTGCGCCAGCCCGGCCGCGGTGAACACCGCCGGGTCGTTCGACCGGGTCACCGCGATGTCGTCGGCGGCCCCCAGGTCCTCGATGGTCTGCGCGGCGCGCTCGACCGGGTCCTGCTGCTCCGCCGCCGGGCCGTGGAAGACGAGCACCCGCAACGGCTCCTCCTGCACCGCGGCCGGGGCCGCCGGGGCCGAGCTCGCGAGCAGCGCGGCCACCACGGTCGCCACGAGGCCGATCCGATGTCTCATTCCAG is a genomic window containing:
- a CDS encoding DUF6412 domain-containing protein, whose protein sequence is MIWFEAFRQVVSVLTDAGPTGLLVGTGALAGVLLIAVLAAGVVLSRRATSVTPVITRRALRECAGRTGVPRHRDPDAAGRTRPRGPTGLLAAA
- a CDS encoding GNAT family N-acetyltransferase codes for the protein MPELIVRPMRESEFDEWNEATRKVLAASQVAIGNWSSENAPELARKARRDLLPDGLATEGMLFLKGLRPDGTPVGAAWLGLTHPRGVPDCAFLYFIHVDEAHRETGYGRALLSAAEEAALSHGMKSLELNVFGFNAPAIHLYETSGYRVVTQQMRKSLGA
- a CDS encoding DUF1062 domain-containing protein, coding for MLNNWAVVPTCLPLVLRRCHACASERFRASGKFRINANHKLIDAWLLALCTACGDTAKFTLLERMNVRSIRPELLDRLHDNDPRLTAELIQDPLVQRRNRIALDWNNAWRLDTGGSDHLDREVIDVSVRFAARIPVRPVRLIADGCGLSRAEVERLITEGKLVSAVRLSGKLCGDFTFTLKR
- a CDS encoding sensor histidine kinase — translated: MFGTGPRIAARQSAALFALAGTLALVGIRNEPGRAHDLLLIAIADLLLAGMAWILPWHRWSRRSPAVLALPGLAVLGFSTWAFGGVATGTGPFLVLLYTWAALHFPRWILLALLPPAAIAYVVPLIVTAQPPVVLGSALILLPVALAVALLIEAQARHLRDDRERLSRIERWRAAMIGALAHDVRSPLATVQMTLEELRDGATGHTTRMVDAALRQTSRIDRLAAGLLDLNRIDTTGHLRLDRQPTSAREAVLSALSYVSSADVRVQIPHDLTLDVDRERFEQIIVNLVGNALRYGGPPVIVTITSDGTTDRLEVRDHGKGVPEEVRPRLFTRFGAGDREGVGLGLWIVRELAQAHDGEAHYEPGDPGARMIVTFPAAGTRG
- a CDS encoding neprosin family prolyl endopeptidase → MSNTRRGWLAAGLTAVVAGSLSTGWTLNAYAEEAPPPVAAAEAGEPVPPALLPWGERPSRLKSAQAGLSSAAVAAAGADAAPAEAGESREPEPVFAPKGHVAVSEEPTRITIAQAPAALAERAKRAAQAERAATSAPGVTAAKVERGNRGDRSGTFYHYAAGSQIGATDGTSANLHVAKPELASADAHTLTEIAVQSADGKQVVEVGWTVDRKVNGDDDPHLFVFHWKDGKPTCYNACGFEVYSQATIKPGATLPTGVQKRFGVQRSGAAWWIAYDSEWVGYFPDKLWNGTFTRAGATQWFGEVASATESTCTDMGKGLPPTDGTASRIGTIQMVNGPDPNASVRSTNPHYGVLSLSPSTFRYGGPGNGPC
- a CDS encoding ThuA domain-containing protein, with product MRHRIGLVATVVAALLASSAPAAPAAVQEEPLRVLVFHGPAAEQQDPVERAAQTIEDLGAADDIAVTRSNDPAVFTAAGLAQYRAVVFLSATGAGLGRDRESALEAYVKAGGGFVGIGDAARAQLDSAWFTGLIGTRPAGSIPTAEPVARVGANAENPPQETKEKLTDGDATTKWLARTPTAWITYELTRPTAISGYALTSANDAPGRDPKDWTLQGSADGTTWTDLDRRTGQTFPDRFQIRRFTVAAPREFGIYRLSVTANAGEPLTQLADLRLFTGAVTTPPPPAVREAVVDILDRQHPATRALPPTVRRADRWTNWDPNPVGTVHTLAQVEERFYDPGPGANGPFHPISWCRDYDGGRSFYTGMGHTADGYAESGFRAHLAGALRWTTGIQRGDCQATIAANYRVERLTAANQAGRLDQIGEPHGLTIAPDGTVFYVGKAACPSGPVVDWSDPDVGLGCGTIHAYDPASKRVTLLTTLRVMGNRGSGSELVKNEEGLLGIVTDPAFATNGWLYVFWMPHESIDRENRIGQRTISRFTYDRAAATIDQSTRKDLLRFPVQIHSCCHAGGGMAFDHQGNLYVGSGDNNSSEGSSGYSGNNWTAEYKGVSYQDARRTSGSTNDLAGKIIRIHPEPDGTYTIPQGNLFPPGTAKTRPEIYVMGVRNIARLAIDPVHRWLTAGWVGPDAPAPSPTLGPAKYETATIITSAGNQGWPYCMGNRQPYRDRSDTDATVLTGWYDCDDLRNTSPRNTGLVDIPPARDNMIWYAPGGGGPVFPTRTDGSGLPTYNAADATYTQPYLRGGGQAIMSGPTYHRELVDTASGVAWPAYWDDKWFIGDQSNSQNRVAVTVDPAGVPRQAPPLFGESLRAIIPAGSGDTRLQSWMDAKFGPDGALYLLDYGGGFFSLHPNQKLIRVTYHGGPATPAPSASSVAVQNKPLTVAFDGARSGGVSHRWEFGDGATSAEANPRHTYVRPGSYPAKLTVTYADGETATTRITVTAGCATPDRRDTVWLGEADTGVPNRSAGGDCTVDDLIDDESTWPDHDGFVRHVTAVADRLRADGVIGAREAGALTRTAAGSPIGRPGHTGYESLFDGTAESLLAWQQAGPGAFTIQPDGSLRAGGGLGMLWYARRPYGDFSLKLRFRDVAPGTVRANSGVFARFPDPRIPLDQRPPDSCGTVGAARTSAAWVAIYCGHEIQLYDGDTGEPQKTGSIYNFDPVPVPGTTPKNQWSDYEVRVTGQHYTVVRDGVVINEFDNTPGKQSARAGDPPTDLRQFASGFLGLQNHGDADLIEFRDIRVREL